AGATTGAAAACAATTATCAAGGCAATATTACAACTGGCGGGCTGGTTAGCTGGTGGATGTTAAATGAAGGCCATGGAAGCATCGCCTATGACAGCACCCCAAACTACAACCGTGGAACAATATTTGGGGCAACATGGAAAAACTGTGCACGGCATAGCTACGCTGCTGGCGGCAACTACATGGTTACTCTGGTGGTAAGGGATGATGATGGAGGAAAAGATAGTATAAGTAAGCCTGTAGCAGTCACCTAGACTGCAAACATTTTTTAATTGTCATAAGATTACAAGGCAGTATGGGCATCGAGAGCATGGAGTATGCAAGGCTGCTGTGGGGCATCATGATGATGATTTTATCCGGTTATTTATGGAGTTTGCTGATTTTTAAGAAGATGAAAGTGCAGGAAAGAATTGTCTTTGGATTCGGCTTCACACTTGCAGTTTCTGCATGCATCGTTATGCTCTTTTCCATATGGATGAGAGTAACGGGCTCTTTTTTTGCCCTACTTTTTGTTGTTTATATGGCCATACCGATTCCGTTTCTTGCAATGAAGAAAAAAAGTTTTTCTTTTGCTCTTCCAGAAAGAAAGAAAATAATGAAAGGCATTATTTTGGCAGGCATACTGATATTTGTTTTTTACATGACATTCCTTCCCCATTCCGTCAGGGAATATGATTTACCTTTTCATGCCGATGAATGGGTTCACTGGGGATATATAAGGGGTTTCATGGATTCTGGTGAAATAAAATTTCCGAATCCTTTTACAGGTGGAGAATGGATGGTCGATCCAGAAATTGGTTTCCATGTTTTTCTTGCATGCTTCAAATGGCTTTCTGGTGCAGAGTTGAAAGCAATATTCCTTTTCATGCCTTCCTTGCTGGCTGTTTTTACAAGCCTGACGGCATTTTCCCTTGGAGAAAGAAGCGAGAGAAAATTTGGGCTTGGAGCTGCTTTCCTCGTTGCTTTCATTCCAACGAGTAATCGGTTTCTGGGCCCTTCCTTTCTCGTTCCCCTCTCTCTTGGACTTTTTTTAACCCTCCTTTCTCTTCTAATTGCCCAGATGAAAAGTTACAGAAAATATCCACTGCTCTTTTTTATGGTTCTTTTCACGGCCGTTGCTCATCCCCCATCTGCCGTTGCAATGGCTATAGCGCTTCTTTGCTACGCCATTTTATTACCGATTGAAAAAAATTACAGGGAGGGAGCATTTATTGCACTGGCAGTCATTGCACCTTTTTTAATTTCCTACCTTGTTATACCAAAATCTTATTTCGAAATGGGGATAAGTTCCCTTTTCGGAGAGAAATATACATCAACGTTGTCAATGGTTGATATTAATTCTTATATGGGGCACTTAGGATATATAGTACTGGCTCTATTCTTTTTCGCTTCATTCATGGCAATATATAAGGGAAAAGCTTTACATCGGGGCATGTTTTTAGCTGCTTTATCTTTTATTTCAATTATTTTCTTGTATGACAATTATAATTTTGGCCTTTCAATAATGTATGATCGTTCCTTCTCATATCTATTTTTGTTTATAACTATCCTTGCCGGTTACGGCCTTGCGGGAATAAGAGAGTATGGAGAGAAGGGAATAAACTATGCTATAAAATCAAAGAAGTTTTTTCATGGCAAAATATCAGCAAAAAGAGTTAGCATTGCTATCGTCATTCTTTTATGTCTTACAAACGCTTTCTTCGCCGTTCCTCAACATAAAGAAGAGCCATACTACAAAGTTATTAGTGAAAAAGAATTCAATGCATTTGATTGGATAAGAAATAATATTGACGGCTATAGGGATGAACACCATTCTTTTGATAGGGCGGCAGTGCCTCCATTAAAAGCACCTGCTTTCTCTGCAGTAACGGGAGTCCATACAATCTGCTCCAATTTTTTGCCGAAATATGGAATGAATATAGAGAAAGAAATGAAATCTTTCCTTGCAGGAAAAGGAAAAGACATAGATTTTTTGGAAAAATATGACATAGGCTTAGTGTATAAAAATTGCGAGAATGAAAATCTTTTGGAAATACACGAAAACATGTATCTTTATTATGGCCTGCCACCGACAGCCAATTTCACATTCACTCCAAGGAATGAATCTGTCACCTTTATCAGCACATCTACAACACCATATGGAAAAATAATAAATTGGACATGGGATTTTGGCGATGGGGATATTTCAAACGGAAAAATACACGGATTGAAATTTGAAGAAGGCGATTATGCAAAAACAAAAATGAAAATGAACGGAAGTTTTTCGA
This region of Candidatus Thermoplasmatota archaeon genomic DNA includes:
- a CDS encoding LamG-like jellyroll fold domain-containing protein, with product MGIESMEYARLLWGIMMMILSGYLWSLLIFKKMKVQERIVFGFGFTLAVSACIVMLFSIWMRVTGSFFALLFVVYMAIPIPFLAMKKKSFSFALPERKKIMKGIILAGILIFVFYMTFLPHSVREYDLPFHADEWVHWGYIRGFMDSGEIKFPNPFTGGEWMVDPEIGFHVFLACFKWLSGAELKAIFLFMPSLLAVFTSLTAFSLGERSERKFGLGAAFLVAFIPTSNRFLGPSFLVPLSLGLFLTLLSLLIAQMKSYRKYPLLFFMVLFTAVAHPPSAVAMAIALLCYAILLPIEKNYREGAFIALAVIAPFLISYLVIPKSYFEMGISSLFGEKYTSTLSMVDINSYMGHLGYIVLALFFFASFMAIYKGKALHRGMFLAALSFISIIFLYDNYNFGLSIMYDRSFSYLFLFITILAGYGLAGIREYGEKGINYAIKSKKFFHGKISAKRVSIAIVILLCLTNAFFAVPQHKEEPYYKVISEKEFNAFDWIRNNIDGYRDEHHSFDRAAVPPLKAPAFSAVTGVHTICSNFLPKYGMNIEKEMKSFLAGKGKDIDFLEKYDIGLVYKNCENENLLEIHENMYLYYGLPPTANFTFTPRNESVTFISTSTTPYGKIINWTWDFGDGDISNGKIHGLKFEEGDYAKTKMKMNGSFSIEMWIQPDFSYNDGEIHEWFLWYGGGTYINCFKHSNNRVYFVVRGEKWKAAHPVIEFDANTWHHFAGIYDKTGRFTLYWDGKFIEFATGGGKISSEEGSIIIGGRNNRWFNGCIRDVRIYGRTLNNSEVEGNYNGNVVTNGLVSWWKFDEGKGNIAYGRIGGQDATIYGARWVNYAEYTYGKAGEYEVTLTVRNEDGLSDSISKKIFVSSS